The Mastomys coucha isolate ucsf_1 unplaced genomic scaffold, UCSF_Mcou_1 pScaffold14, whole genome shotgun sequence genome window below encodes:
- the Tmem68 gene encoding transmembrane protein 68 isoform X3 → MTAQAREPHGAGGKSETSAEAIGPGYEVHGMEKIPEGPALIIFYHGAIPIDFYYFMAKIFIHKGRTCRVVADHFVFKIPGFSLLLDVFCALHGPREKCVEILRSGHLLAISPGGVREALLSDETYNIVWGNRKGFAQVAIDAKVPIIPMFTQNIREGFRSLGGTRLFKWLYEKFRYPFAPMYGGFPVKLRTFLGDPIPYDPKVTAEELAEKTKNAVQALIDKHQRIPGNIRRALLDRFHKEQKAN, encoded by the exons ATGACGGCCCAGGCCCGCGAGCCTCATGGAGCTGGAGGGAAAAGTGAGACTAGTGCCGAGGCCATTGGTCCAG GTTATGAAGTTCATGGGATGGAAAAGATACCAGAAGGACCAGCACTTATAATTTTTTATCATGGAGCTATTCCCATAGACTTTTACTACTTCATGGCTAAAATTTTCATCCACAAAGGCAGAACTTGCCGAGTCGTAGCTGAccactttgtctttaaaataccAG GGTTCAGTTTATTACTTGATGTATTTTGTGCTCTTCATGGACCACGAGAAAAATGTGTTGAAATCTTGAGGAGTGGTCACTTGTTAGCTATTTCACCGGGCGGAGTTCGAGAAGCCTTACTTAGCGATGAAACCTACAACATCGTATGGGGTAATCGTAAAGGCTTTGCTCAGGTTGCAATTGATGCAAAAGTG cccATTATTCCTATGTTTACACAAAATATTCGAGAAGGATTCAGATCACTTGGAGGAACAA GATTATTTAAGTGGCTTTATGAAAAATTCCGCTATCCATTTGCTCCAATGTATGGAGGTTTTCCTGTAAAGTTGCGGACCTTCTTAGGTGATCCCATTCCATATGACCCAAAGGTAACAGCAGAAGAATTAGCTGAAAAg ACCAAGAATGCTGTTCAAGCTTTGATTGACAAGCACCAAAGGATACCGGGGAACATTAGGAGGGCTCTGCTGGACCGCTTTCATAAAGAGCAGAAGGCTAATTAG
- the Tmem68 gene encoding transmembrane protein 68 isoform X2, whose amino-acid sequence MIENNQTCAAGQDSIPYVTCMIHVLEEWLGVEQLEDYLNFANHLLWVFTPLILLILPYFTIFLLYLTIIFLHIYKRKNVLKEAYSHNLWDGARKTVATLWDGHAAVWHGYEVHGMEKIPEGPALIIFYHGAIPIDFYYFMAKIFIHKGRTCRVVADHFVFKIPGFSLLLDVFCALHGPREKCVEILRSGHLLAISPGGVREALLSDETYNIVWGNRKGFAQVAIDAKVPIIPMFTQNIREGFRSLGGTSKFSFIWFFDYSVIYKTFGSLNPIRKTFLISLFLFLFGDRVSLCSSGCPVPLPLPLPLPLCPSAPLPLPLECWG is encoded by the exons ATGATAGAAAACAACCAAACCTGTGCTGCAGGACAGGACTCCATACCCTACGTGACCTGTATGATTCATGTGCTTGAAGAGTGGTTGGGTGTGGAGCAATTGGAAGACTATCTGAATTTTGCAAACCATCTCTTGTGGGTTTTTACCCCACTGATACTTTTAATACTTCCTTACTTTACCATCTTTCTTCTTTACCTTACTATTATTTTCCTTCATATCTATAAGAGGAAGAATGTATTAAAAGAAGCCTACTCTCATAACTTGTGGGATGGTGCAAGGAAAACAGTGGCAACTCTATGGGACGGACACGCGGCCGTTTGGCACG GTTATGAAGTTCATGGGATGGAAAAGATACCAGAAGGACCAGCACTTATAATTTTTTATCATGGAGCTATTCCCATAGACTTTTACTACTTCATGGCTAAAATTTTCATCCACAAAGGCAGAACTTGCCGAGTCGTAGCTGAccactttgtctttaaaataccAG GGTTCAGTTTATTACTTGATGTATTTTGTGCTCTTCATGGACCACGAGAAAAATGTGTTGAAATCTTGAGGAGTGGTCACTTGTTAGCTATTTCACCGGGCGGAGTTCGAGAAGCCTTACTTAGCGATGAAACCTACAACATCGTATGGGGTAATCGTAAAGGCTTTGCTCAGGTTGCAATTGATGCAAAAGTG cccATTATTCCTATGTTTACACAAAATATTCGAGAAGGATTCAGATCACTTGGAGGAACAAGTAAGTTCTCATTCATATGGTTTTTTGACTATAGtgtaatatataaaacatttggaAGTTTGAACCCTATTAGGAAaacttttttgatttctttgtttttgtttttgtttggagacagagtctcactgtgcagctctggctgtcctgtgcctctgcctctg cctctgcctctgcccctctgcccctctgcccctctgcctctgcctcttgagtgctggggttaa
- the Tmem68 gene encoding transmembrane protein 68 isoform X1, whose product MIENNQTCAAGQDSIPYVTCMIHVLEEWLGVEQLEDYLNFANHLLWVFTPLILLILPYFTIFLLYLTIIFLHIYKRKNVLKEAYSHNLWDGARKTVATLWDGHAAVWHGYEVHGMEKIPEGPALIIFYHGAIPIDFYYFMAKIFIHKGRTCRVVADHFVFKIPGFSLLLDVFCALHGPREKCVEILRSGHLLAISPGGVREALLSDETYNIVWGNRKGFAQVAIDAKVPIIPMFTQNIREGFRSLGGTRLFKWLYEKFRYPFAPMYGGFPVKLRTFLGDPIPYDPKVTAEELAEKTKNAVQALIDKHQRIPGNIRRALLDRFHKEQKAN is encoded by the exons ATGATAGAAAACAACCAAACCTGTGCTGCAGGACAGGACTCCATACCCTACGTGACCTGTATGATTCATGTGCTTGAAGAGTGGTTGGGTGTGGAGCAATTGGAAGACTATCTGAATTTTGCAAACCATCTCTTGTGGGTTTTTACCCCACTGATACTTTTAATACTTCCTTACTTTACCATCTTTCTTCTTTACCTTACTATTATTTTCCTTCATATCTATAAGAGGAAGAATGTATTAAAAGAAGCCTACTCTCATAACTTGTGGGATGGTGCAAGGAAAACAGTGGCAACTCTATGGGACGGACACGCGGCCGTTTGGCACG GTTATGAAGTTCATGGGATGGAAAAGATACCAGAAGGACCAGCACTTATAATTTTTTATCATGGAGCTATTCCCATAGACTTTTACTACTTCATGGCTAAAATTTTCATCCACAAAGGCAGAACTTGCCGAGTCGTAGCTGAccactttgtctttaaaataccAG GGTTCAGTTTATTACTTGATGTATTTTGTGCTCTTCATGGACCACGAGAAAAATGTGTTGAAATCTTGAGGAGTGGTCACTTGTTAGCTATTTCACCGGGCGGAGTTCGAGAAGCCTTACTTAGCGATGAAACCTACAACATCGTATGGGGTAATCGTAAAGGCTTTGCTCAGGTTGCAATTGATGCAAAAGTG cccATTATTCCTATGTTTACACAAAATATTCGAGAAGGATTCAGATCACTTGGAGGAACAA GATTATTTAAGTGGCTTTATGAAAAATTCCGCTATCCATTTGCTCCAATGTATGGAGGTTTTCCTGTAAAGTTGCGGACCTTCTTAGGTGATCCCATTCCATATGACCCAAAGGTAACAGCAGAAGAATTAGCTGAAAAg ACCAAGAATGCTGTTCAAGCTTTGATTGACAAGCACCAAAGGATACCGGGGAACATTAGGAGGGCTCTGCTGGACCGCTTTCATAAAGAGCAGAAGGCTAATTAG
- the Tmem68 gene encoding transmembrane protein 68 isoform X4: protein MIENNQTCAAGQDSIPYVTCMIHVLEEWLGVEQLEDYLNFANHLLWVFTPLILLILPYFTIFLLYLTIIFLHIYKRKNVLKEAYSHNLWDGARKTVATLWDGHAAVWHGYEVHGMEKIPEGPALIIFYHGAIPIDFYYFMAKIFIHKGRTCRVVADHFVFKIPGFSLLLDVFCALHGPREKCVEILRSGHLLAISPGGVREALLSDETYNIVWGNRKGFAQVAIDAKVVRRLRQTEMGWKRSGP, encoded by the exons ATGATAGAAAACAACCAAACCTGTGCTGCAGGACAGGACTCCATACCCTACGTGACCTGTATGATTCATGTGCTTGAAGAGTGGTTGGGTGTGGAGCAATTGGAAGACTATCTGAATTTTGCAAACCATCTCTTGTGGGTTTTTACCCCACTGATACTTTTAATACTTCCTTACTTTACCATCTTTCTTCTTTACCTTACTATTATTTTCCTTCATATCTATAAGAGGAAGAATGTATTAAAAGAAGCCTACTCTCATAACTTGTGGGATGGTGCAAGGAAAACAGTGGCAACTCTATGGGACGGACACGCGGCCGTTTGGCACG GTTATGAAGTTCATGGGATGGAAAAGATACCAGAAGGACCAGCACTTATAATTTTTTATCATGGAGCTATTCCCATAGACTTTTACTACTTCATGGCTAAAATTTTCATCCACAAAGGCAGAACTTGCCGAGTCGTAGCTGAccactttgtctttaaaataccAG GGTTCAGTTTATTACTTGATGTATTTTGTGCTCTTCATGGACCACGAGAAAAATGTGTTGAAATCTTGAGGAGTGGTCACTTGTTAGCTATTTCACCGGGCGGAGTTCGAGAAGCCTTACTTAGCGATGAAACCTACAACATCGTATGGGGTAATCGTAAAGGCTTTGCTCAGGTTGCAATTGATGCAAAAGTG GTGAGGAGGCTCAGGCAGACAGAGATGGGGTGGAAGAGATCTGGGCCCTGA
- the Tmem68 gene encoding transmembrane protein 68 isoform X5 encodes MEKIPEGPALIIFYHGAIPIDFYYFMAKIFIHKGRTCRVVADHFVFKIPGFSLLLDVFCALHGPREKCVEILRSGHLLAISPGGVREALLSDETYNIVWGNRKGFAQVAIDAKVPIIPMFTQNIREGFRSLGGTRLFKWLYEKFRYPFAPMYGGFPVKLRTFLGDPIPYDPKVTAEELAEKTKNAVQALIDKHQRIPGNIRRALLDRFHKEQKAN; translated from the exons ATGGAAAAGATACCAGAAGGACCAGCACTTATAATTTTTTATCATGGAGCTATTCCCATAGACTTTTACTACTTCATGGCTAAAATTTTCATCCACAAAGGCAGAACTTGCCGAGTCGTAGCTGAccactttgtctttaaaataccAG GGTTCAGTTTATTACTTGATGTATTTTGTGCTCTTCATGGACCACGAGAAAAATGTGTTGAAATCTTGAGGAGTGGTCACTTGTTAGCTATTTCACCGGGCGGAGTTCGAGAAGCCTTACTTAGCGATGAAACCTACAACATCGTATGGGGTAATCGTAAAGGCTTTGCTCAGGTTGCAATTGATGCAAAAGTG cccATTATTCCTATGTTTACACAAAATATTCGAGAAGGATTCAGATCACTTGGAGGAACAA GATTATTTAAGTGGCTTTATGAAAAATTCCGCTATCCATTTGCTCCAATGTATGGAGGTTTTCCTGTAAAGTTGCGGACCTTCTTAGGTGATCCCATTCCATATGACCCAAAGGTAACAGCAGAAGAATTAGCTGAAAAg ACCAAGAATGCTGTTCAAGCTTTGATTGACAAGCACCAAAGGATACCGGGGAACATTAGGAGGGCTCTGCTGGACCGCTTTCATAAAGAGCAGAAGGCTAATTAG